Proteins from a single region of Pseudopedobacter saltans DSM 12145:
- a CDS encoding T9SS type A sorting domain-containing protein, producing the protein MKRILSLLSLVIGISIATEAQIIRYVAPSSMGTADGLTAANASDFLDASFWTAIQSSLQTQPVVVKFIAGDYIRAYTEQSLILNEMGHYRNNLILEGDAGNTIFTAPTGYATKTIIFSLVNCQNISVKNFHFTGNGSVDYVFRVTSTSGKTSKNILIENCRWEDMRGIVYGASGTASGTSYVTFKNCTFKRIGLNAGSHMIYNAYDAHHISVIDSHFEDCTGDYVRFRDNLDYAIVKGTTFIRNPGFDSYPFISMPLFNDVNPGDEIFATNYSFTDNTFTNATAAIQFFSQGYDPADRNHLLTAQEGAMLTSGTDQQKKDVLLNNYKINTDLVRINNNTYNNISKQVILVSNIGYGSVSKGWTGEANISGLFNNSDEPLPWEGDQYAFSKWVESGALKNIEWNYYFTGGTSTVSGTGGIIRTSTTSIMDFLPKTTSGEASIMTHTNTTVNSSSFTLNGNGSSLTMVHTAGNGTAVSPAKFSVRSFEASSKVMSAHFDVTLSNTAQNKQAIWYIAVGDSTALPIKNTDSAPSITGSTSTADKLYTVLRIRKVAFGNSYAVQARHNDGKQTNPTTNWGWQTITGATLTSGNVAKIALFFNNTENQQQYIFNGVTKTLAAASYHIYIDDVQKGATLTNLVRNTYPTNGNIKYTGDLSGFSIMSREGAMSFTTEDTGTTGPSAYDNSASLMVTNFQIVHLATPTTTPVTLTDFSGSATNTGIALNWQTASEQNNSHFILNRSINGKDFSHLTRVEGNGTSNSINHYSYIDKTPFAGTNYYQLEQIDKDGAKTVINKIVPVKYLVSDEVISISKISSNQLRAFFNSENGENAELSITDISGKVIYKTNRVLKQGNNQIDLFVPVKPGVYVATLKETAGMKSVKFTLLN; encoded by the coding sequence ATGAAAAGAATATTATCATTATTAAGTTTAGTTATAGGGATTAGTATCGCTACAGAGGCTCAGATTATCAGGTATGTAGCCCCAAGCAGCATGGGAACGGCAGACGGATTAACAGCTGCAAATGCTTCGGATTTTTTAGATGCCTCTTTTTGGACAGCTATCCAGAGTTCTCTACAAACACAACCTGTAGTAGTGAAGTTTATTGCCGGCGACTATATAAGAGCTTATACCGAACAGTCTTTAATCCTAAACGAGATGGGGCATTATAGAAATAACTTGATACTCGAAGGTGACGCTGGAAATACTATTTTTACCGCTCCAACCGGGTACGCTACCAAAACAATTATATTCTCTTTAGTGAACTGTCAGAATATAAGCGTAAAAAACTTTCATTTTACAGGGAACGGCAGTGTAGATTATGTATTTAGGGTTACTTCTACCTCAGGAAAAACAAGTAAAAATATTTTAATAGAAAATTGTCGTTGGGAAGATATGCGGGGTATTGTCTATGGGGCATCAGGCACTGCATCCGGTACATCTTATGTTACATTTAAAAACTGTACATTTAAGAGAATCGGATTAAATGCTGGTTCGCACATGATATATAATGCTTATGATGCGCATCATATCAGCGTTATAGATTCTCATTTTGAAGATTGTACGGGAGATTACGTAAGGTTCAGAGACAATTTAGATTATGCCATAGTTAAGGGCACAACTTTTATAAGAAACCCTGGTTTTGATAGTTATCCTTTTATCTCCATGCCTCTTTTTAATGATGTCAATCCGGGTGATGAAATTTTTGCTACCAATTATTCATTTACCGACAACACATTTACTAATGCTACAGCAGCCATACAATTTTTCAGCCAGGGCTATGATCCTGCAGATCGAAATCATTTACTTACGGCACAGGAAGGTGCTATGCTAACAAGCGGAACAGACCAACAGAAAAAAGATGTATTGCTAAATAATTATAAAATTAATACCGACTTGGTAAGGATAAATAATAATACTTATAATAATATATCCAAACAGGTAATTTTAGTTAGCAATATTGGTTACGGTTCTGTATCTAAGGGGTGGACAGGGGAGGCAAATATCTCGGGCTTGTTTAACAATAGTGATGAACCGTTGCCTTGGGAAGGAGACCAGTATGCTTTCTCTAAGTGGGTAGAATCAGGGGCTTTAAAAAACATTGAATGGAATTATTATTTTACCGGGGGAACCAGTACTGTATCAGGAACTGGGGGAATAATAAGAACCTCTACGACTTCGATTATGGATTTTCTGCCAAAAACTACTTCCGGCGAAGCCTCTATCATGACACATACCAACACGACGGTCAACTCCTCTTCTTTTACGCTCAATGGCAACGGTTCATCTTTAACTATGGTTCATACAGCCGGGAACGGAACAGCTGTATCTCCTGCTAAATTTTCTGTAAGAAGTTTTGAGGCATCATCTAAGGTAATGAGCGCTCATTTTGATGTAACATTAAGTAATACAGCCCAAAACAAACAGGCTATATGGTACATTGCCGTAGGAGATTCAACAGCATTGCCTATTAAAAACACAGACAGTGCTCCCTCAATTACAGGCTCTACCTCTACCGCTGATAAATTGTATACTGTATTAAGAATAAGGAAAGTAGCTTTCGGTAATTCATATGCTGTTCAGGCAAGGCATAATGATGGCAAACAGACAAACCCAACAACTAATTGGGGTTGGCAAACTATAACGGGAGCAACATTAACCAGTGGCAACGTAGCTAAAATAGCTTTGTTTTTCAATAATACCGAGAACCAACAGCAATATATCTTTAATGGGGTTACTAAAACTTTAGCGGCTGCATCTTATCATATTTATATAGATGATGTGCAAAAAGGAGCAACATTGACTAATTTAGTCAGAAATACATATCCGACAAATGGAAATATAAAGTATACGGGAGACTTATCGGGTTTTTCTATTATGAGCAGGGAAGGGGCAATGTCATTTACTACTGAAGACACAGGAACTACAGGCCCTTCAGCGTATGACAATTCTGCATCTCTAATGGTAACCAACTTTCAAATTGTCCACCTTGCTACTCCAACAACTACACCAGTAACACTAACAGATTTTAGCGGAAGTGCAACAAACACCGGCATAGCTTTAAACTGGCAGACCGCAAGCGAGCAAAACAATTCTCATTTTATACTTAACCGCTCTATAAACGGGAAAGACTTTTCTCATTTAACCCGTGTAGAAGGAAATGGTACAAGCAATAGCATAAACCATTACAGCTATATTGATAAAACCCCATTTGCGGGTACTAATTATTACCAATTGGAGCAGATAGATAAAGACGGGGCAAAAACTGTAATAAATAAAATTGTACCTGTTAAATACTTGGTATCTGACGAAGTGATTAGCATTTCCAAAATATCATCCAATCAGCTAAGAGCCTTTTTTAATTCTGAAAATGGCGAAAATGCCGAGCTAAGCATTACAGACATTTCAGGAAAAGTTATTTATAAAACAAACAGAGTCTTAAAGCAGGGAAATAACCAGATAGATTTATTTGTACCTGTTAAACCCGGCGTTTATGTAGCTACTTTAAAGGAAACAGCAGGAATGAAGAGCGTTAAGTTTACGCTATTAAATTGA